From Bombina bombina isolate aBomBom1 chromosome 1, aBomBom1.pri, whole genome shotgun sequence:
CTTATACTATAAACTGTTTACAGATTGCTATAGGGTACCTAAAGAACCCTCTCTTATACTATAAACTGTCTACAGATTGCTATAGGGATACCTAAAGTATCCtctcttacactataaactgtctacagattgctatagggatacctaaagcagcctctcttacactataaactgtctacatattgctatagggatacctaaagaaccctctcttacactataaactgtctacagattgctatagggatacctaaagcaccctctcttacactataaactgtCTACGATTACTATAGGGATACCTAAACCATCCtctcttacactataaactgtCTACAGATTGCTATAGGGATACCTAACCTATCCTCTCTTATACTATAAACTGTTTACAGATTGCTATAGGGTACCAAAGAACCCTCTCTTATACTATAAACTGTCTACAGATTGCTATAGGGATACCTAAAGCATCCtctcttacactataaactgtctacagattgctatagggatacctaaagaaccctctcttacactataaactgtctacagattgctatagggatacctaaagcaccctctcttacactataaactgtctacagattgctatagggatacctaaagaaccctctcttacactataaactgtTAACAGATTGCTATAGGGATACCTAAAGAACCCtctcttacattataaactgtctACAGATTGCTATAGGGATAACTAAAGAACCCtctcttacactataaactgtCTACAGATTGCTATAGGGATACATAAAGAACCCtctcttacactataaactgtctacagattgctatagggatacctaaagaaccctctcttacactataaactgtctacagattgctatagggatacctaaagcactctctcttacactataaactgtctacagattgctatagggatacctaaagcactctctcttacactataaactgtttacagattgctatagggatacctaaagaaccctctcttacactataaactgtctacagattgctatagggatacctaaagaaccctctcttacactataaactgtCTACAGATTGCTATATGGATACCTAAAGCATCCtctcttacactataaactgtctacagattgctatagggatacctaaagcactctctcttacactataaactgtctacagattgctatagggatacctaaagcatcctctcttacactataaactgtctacagattgctatagggatacctaaagcactctctcttacactataaactgtctacagattgctatagggatacctaaagcactctctcttacactataaactgtCTACAGATTGCTATAGGGATACCTAAAGAACCCTTTCTTACACTATAAACTGTCTACAGATTGCTATAGGGATACCTAAAGCACTCtctcttacactataaactgtctacagattgctatagggatacctaaagaaccctctcttacactataaactgtctaaagattgctatagggatacctaaagcactctctcttacactataaactgtCTACAGATTGCTATAGGGATACCTAAAGCACTCTCTCTTATACTATAAACTGTCTACAATTTGCTATAGGGATACCTAAAGCACTCtctcttacactataaactgtctacagattgctatagggatacctaaagaaccctctcttacactataaactgtctacagattgctatagggatacctaaagaaccctctcttacactataaactgtCTACAGATTGCTATAGGGATACCTAAAGAACCCTTTCTTACACTATAAACTGTCTACAGATTGCTAGAGGGATACCTAAAGAACCTCTCTTACACTATAAACGGTCTACAGATTGCTATAGGGATACTTAAAGAACCCTCTCTTATACTATAAACGGTCTACAGATTGCTATAGGGATACCTAAAGAACCCTCTCTTACACTATAAACGGTCTACAGATTGCTATAGGGATACCTAAAGAACCCtctcttacactataaactgtctacagattgctatagggatacctaaagaaccctctcttacactataaactgtctacagattgctatagggatacctaaagcactctctcttacactataaactgtctacagattgctatagggatacctaaagcactctctcttacactataaactgtctacagattgctatagagatacctaaagcactctctcttacactataaactgtCTACAGGTTGCTATAGGGATACCTAAAGCACTCTCTCTTACACTATAAACTATCTACAGATTGCTATAGAGATACCTAAAGAACCCtctcttacactataaactgtCTACAGATTGCTATAGGGATACCTAAAGAACCCTCTCTTATACTATAAACTGTCTACAGATTGCTATAGGGATACCTAAAGAACCCTCTCTTATACTATAAACTCTTTACAGATTGCTATAGGGATACCTAAAGCATCCACTCTTACACTATAAACTGTCTACAGATTGCTATAGGGATACCTAAAGAACCCTCTCTTATACTATAAACTGTCTACAGATTGCTATAGGGATACCTAAAGCACtctcttacactataaactgtCTACAGATTGCTATAGAGATACCTAAAGAACACTCTCTTATACTATAAACTGCCTACAGAAAGACTGTACACCTGCGTATTTATTCGCTAATAACTTATTtgattataattaaaatataataatagtcCAGGGCTGCACATATCCAAGAACCTTGGTTTCTAAAATTCTACTTCTGATCTATAATTTTATGATCAGAACGgcatcattctttactgttgggaaaactatacccaagctctagaggatactgaatcataacgggaggggtaaaagaaaggcggaccctaatctgagggcaccacagcctgtaaaacctttttttcccaaaagctgcttccgccgaagcaaacaagtcaaatttgtagaactttgaaaaagtatgcaaggaggaccaggtagccgccttacaaatctgatccatagagtccttgttcttaaaggcccaagaggaagccaccgctctagtggaatgagttgtaatcctctgaggagatctaagtcccgctgactcgtaagctaagggagtaacactcctcaaccaaaaagataaggaagtcaaagaggccttcagacccttacgcttcccagagtagataacaaacaaggaaggagtttgtctaaaatccttagtagcttgaagataaaactacaaagctcgaaccacatccagattatgaagtaaacgtttcttcgaagaaggaggattaggacataaggaaggaaccacaatctcctgattgatgttacgatcagacaccaccttaggaaacaAACCCAAGCGGGTAcataaaacagccttatcagtgtggaacaccagataaggaggctcatattgcaaggcagccatttcagaaactgtGCGTGCAGACGCAATAGCCgatagaaaaagaacctttcaggacaacaatttgatgtcaaccgaatgcataggctaacacggagcccgttgcaaaaatttaagaacaagattcaaactccaaggtggagcgttagatctaaacacaggttatcctgatcagagccttaatgaaggattgcacatcagggagctccgcgagcctcttgtgcagcaaaacagaaagggccaaaatctgtcccctcagggaactggcagaaaggcccttctccagaccctcctggagaaagaaaAGAATAATGgtagccttgaccttatgccaggcgaaaccacgctcttcacaccagaataagtaagctctccaaaccttatgatagatgcgacgcgTAACAGTCTtatgagcctgaatgagagtgtcaataaccctctcagaaaaacctcttttggaTAAGACTAAAcactcaatctccacgcagtcagccttagagaatctagattttaaagaacaaaaggaccctgtttcagcagatccctgcgacaaggtaacttccacgtaggagatgaggacatccccgccagatccgcgaaccacatcctttgcagccatgatggagcaatcagtatcactgatgcctgctcctgcttgatgctggcCACTACACAAaggagaagtggtaatggtggaaaaatgtaaattagattgaacctccaaggcactgctaatgcatctgttagctccgcctgaggatccctgaaccgcgacccatatctgggcagcttggtattgaacgaggacgccatgagatctatctctggtgtcccccatctgttgcaaatcttcgtaaacacctcgggatggagagaccattcccccggatgaaaggattgtctgctgaggaaatccgcttcccagttgtccacacccggaatgtggattgctgacagcgagcagttgtgggtctccgcccactccagaatccgagatacttccctcattgctagggagctcctctttcctccctgatggttgatgtaagtcaccgaggttatgttatctgattggaatctgataaactgggaagaacccagaaaaggccaagccttcagagcattgaagattgttcgaagttccagaatgttgatcgggaggagggattcctctcgagttcagaggccctgtgccttcctggcaccccaaacagctccccagtctgatagacttgcgtccagagtcacaatctcccaggatggtctcaagaaggttatcccatgggacaggtgatctggacaaagccgccaggagagcgattctctcgacaggttttccagagaaatctgttgagacagatacgaatgatcaccgttccactgtctgaagaggtctgagatggaatctggcaaaaggaattatgtccatgctggacaccatgagaccaatcatctccatacaccgagccatatagggccttaaggaggtctggagggcaagataaGCAGATGTTAGCTTgtgacgtctctggtctgtaagaaatctcctcatggatatggagtctattatagtacccaggaattccaccctggtactgggaataagagaactcttttccaagtgtaTCTTCcttccatgagatcgaagaagagatagAAGGGCTTTCGAATGGTACTCTGCCAAACGACAAGatagtgcttgaaccagaatattgtccaagtatggcgctactgctatacctctggttctggccactgcaataagagcccctagaaccttcgtaaaaactcttcgagcagtagctagaccaaacggaagtgcaataaactggaagtgctggtccaaatcttaggaacttgaattgttccctgtgtattggaacatgaaggtaagcatccttcagatctattgtggtcatcaACTGTCCTTGCTGagctaagggaaggatggaccatattgtctccatcttgaatgaggggacagataggaacttGTTTacgcactttaggtccagaatcaggcggaaagctccctccttctttgggaccacaaaaaggtttgaatagtaccccacaCCTCTTTCTgtaagaggtaccgggacaatgactcccagggaggagagatccctcacgcaccccaaaaaggcttctctcttttctggccttgaagataggtttgacaagaggaatctgcccctgggtggatgagacttgaaacctatcctgtatccctgagcgatgacctccaggacccatgggtctTGTACGTTcccaaaccaagcgtctgaaaagagtaACAGTCTGCTCCCTACgcgatccagagccggatcggaggccgccccttcatgtcgacTTTGTCTCggagggcttcttgttctgcttagatttattccaggactgagccggcttccaagtccccttagattgctcaggctttgcggagggctgctgacaaTGGTATTTAtccaaacgaaaggaacgaaaattaggaccttgtcctttaggttttttcttcttatcctgcggtaaaaaggcacctttgcctccagtaaccgtggagataattgagtccaggcctggaccaaatagaatctttcccttaaatgggagggaaagaagtcttaaCTTCGAAGTCATgtttgcagaccaggacttcagccagagtgccctatgggcttgaacagaaaaacctgaagccttggcatttaggcaaataatttgcatatttgcatcccAAATAAAAGAATTAtcaacccttaaggccttaattctttcctggatcatgtcgaggggaccctccacctcgatcaactcagataaagaGTTGCGCTAGTAGGTAGACGCTCCAGGAACCGCagcaacagctgctgccggttgaaacaaatatcctgtatgttgaaacatctttcttaacagagtttctattttcttatccatgggctctttaaaagacgaactatcctcaagcaggatagtagtgcatttagcaagcatggagatagcgccagccaccttggggatggagccccacaactccaattgagagtccgggacctggaacaattttttaaaggaagaagaaggggaaaatgaagaaccaattctttcccattcattcttaataatgttcaccatctttacgggaaccgggaaggatagcaatatttaacctttcgcttgtgcttagcagggcgaggtaaagcactaaaggctgcagacactgccgtttgtaattgCTCAGCAAAGTCtcgcggtaaaagggcccctccaggtggaggattaggagtgctacgggaagctgcatgtgtaataggagatgagtgtagggtgcacacctcacgggacggagactcctcagagctgggcggctcagtggtatcaaacatattaactttctttgacatgattactttatcaaggcatgtggaacataattgagcaggcgggtataccgcggcctcctcacaatatagacatgaattagatttaggtaaagagggagtaccctctaacgcatcagaatcctccatagcttgcgcttataccaccaatggctggggcactcaccacctcctatgacctctaacgcatcagaatcctccatagcttgcgcttataccaccaatggctggggcactcaccacctcctatgacccaggccaaacagagaaaccgcttcttgtctggtaaaccgcacagtcaggaaagaggaaatcagtgtaaccacacccggtcacatggtgggCAATGCAGAtccgcccctgctataggaaaaaagcacgccaagccttgagtgatggaagcaggcagtgaaactcgtcaacactgattgcttaggagctgttaatacgagtctggatgggttcgcagaaagactctccctgcatctccagacttgaacattcatcaatgctctcactgagaggctgacaagactacttaaaactccagtcccattttgaagggtagatacccttcataaggaactactctgaatcttctgacacttctctaccaacctcctttgacaaaaggcaaagaatgactgggatatgagggaagtagggggagtatttaacactttggctggggtgtctttgcctcctcctggtggccaggttcagtatttcccaacagtaaggaatgatgccatggactctcctcatattaagaaggaaatgtgtttcctgttcgctttactttaaagggacattaaacacttggagaagttaatataaaataataaagcatatatataaaaacaactatgcaatatactttcattatttaatttgtccccttttcctgtaattccattctgaaattgtgagtttttcagttcctgttaaaaatagaagtgcagaacactgttatattccaatcatccaatggctgcacactctagaggcctatttataactgcctctaattggccagagcagagaaggcaacctaagttacaacatggcagctcccattgttttatagacactaaggggcagatttatcaagggccaaatggccctttaTGCCCCTGTTTTcgtgagagccttcaggctcgctggaaacagcagttatgaagcagtggtcttaagaccgctgctccttaactggtccgtctgctctgagcggtgaacagcaatcaacccgatcagatacgatcgggttgattgacaccccctgctagcggcagcattgcacaagcaccagaattgcttgtgcaatgttaaatgcagacagcgtatgctgtcggcatttagcaatgtcttccggacatgatacgctacagcgtatcatgtcggacagacattgttaaatcagcccctaaaactttacactttttttgtaAATACACTTTAATTTAAATTacgctttaaaaaaaatacatctacatgttattctcagactaaccttATCTGTGACTGCATCATTttgtctaacatttatttagtgtgtaatgtccctttgattttttttcatGCAGAGTAAAACATTTCTTTTACATTCTAACTGATGTGGTTTAACACACAACAGAACATTTCTGAGTACAGTCACCCTTTTAAATGAACTGGGGTCTTACCTCCTACTcaaaggttgatttctgctgctgcttaTTGCTTGCATAGCTTtgctatagccaatactgcagtaataAAGatcttttatataggtggcagaTTCAACAGGTAAAAACAGCTAATGGcaataaaggtaaattagttatttgtgaacaatttaaatggacagtaaacatcctacacaatttctctgcagtcttgcaataaacaaACTGGGTGAGTTTAAAAATGTTTGAAACgctttatcaccatttttgctgcaaatgtttttcattagccaaactccacccaccatctgCCTTAAACAAAGAtagccacggtcattatgttagcaaattaTCTTGGTTTACAATTCTTATAATCTTGGCTGAAGCCCATTAGGGACAGATAGGTGGCAGAGTTAGACTTGTGAAGTCTGCCATGTGCACTATCATGCAAagtatatttcaatttttttatactacacataattaaaaattTTATATTGCACTCTCAAATTGTTTATTGTCCCTTCAATAAACTTCAggaaggtaaaattgatcattggggacACTTTCCCAGTACAATGTCACTTTGTTTTGTTTATATCATACCCTAGTGTTTTACTAGTTCATTTTGCTCCTCCTTCCACTAGTAGGAGCCAATCAGCTTTAATAATGCAATGCGCATCCAAAATACATTACATGAATGTCTAAACAACAGCGCAACTAGTAGTTTTCCATGGGTGTAACACCTTGTCtgctgtgcttagaggaatatatctCCTCTAACAAGGcccatatcagaaaaaaatatacatctGGCAGATAGCTGTACAAATTATTTGAAAGAGAACTGCCAGATATTTCAGGAATTAAAAGTAATTTTTGATGAAGTCAGACTGATAAAGCTTTGAAAAGTTCTCATGTGAGAAAGGCAAAAGTGATCTAAAAGAGGCTACAAATCGGGGGGACGCCATTTGCTGAAAAAAGTTACTACACAATGcctattctttctttctttgtgtTTCATATGTAAAAGACCATTGAGGGCTTTCTCCCCAAGGGTGATGGGAACAATCAGATATGAATCCTTTCCCAACTTTGCCTAGGGGTGATATAGCTGCTCCTCCACTGATGACTCCCATATAAGTTGAACTGTAGGTCTGAGGTAACATGTATACATTATTTCAGTGCCATATTGTCATTCTGAACATAACCAAATTGATACACCTCATAACACTTCTCTCTGAAAGGTACAAGCTGACTAAGAGACTGCATCATGGTTTGGATTCCAATTCAAGCTATTTAGCTATCTCCATCTCCCTTGGTCTCCTTGTTTTGTATCCTCACATATTAACGTTTGTTtgttaaataattttgaaaaaaaaataaaaaatccttttaaTATACAGATGTGATAGACCTGTGAAAGCAATGTGAAGCAATGTATTGCAGACCGTTTGGACAACCAAAGGGCTAAAAGCTGATCTAGATGTTTTTTAAAGGCAGCaatgaaaaattatttaattttgaaaCCATTAACTCTTCGCTCCTAAACAGATTTGGTCTCAGCTTAAATAGTGTAAATCACTGAACCGACACTTGAAAACCGAATCAACAGATTTCCCCATGTTTATTTTGACAATGCTAATACAGTTCAAGGTGAACCTTGTCAAAACAATTAGGTTTGAAAGTGGAGGGGAAAACAGGATAAAATCTATTTTCAGGTGTACTTCAAAATAAAGGGAAGTTGTTTTGAATTAAATGTGTTATTGTACTGCAGGACGGAAAATAAGCTTTTGCTCAGCGGTGAGGATAATCCAGAACAGGTTTGCATTTCAGCAAGAAAAGGCCTGATCCTGTGCAAGCCTGTTCTAATTACAGAGCAGAATTTCGGAAACTCTGTATTAAGACACATACAGAGCACAGCAAGATTTTAATACTCGCTTTTTGGCTTATGTTTAATTAGAAGGCTAGGGCAGAGGAAAGTGAAAGAAAAAGCAAGTTGCAAAGATTAAagaaaacatcaaatatatatatttttttacaaatatagtgacattttttatatattaagaataTAAATTTATCTATTGAATAGCTCAAATCGTAAACATTAAATTTACCTGTACGTTTTCCCGAAGGTCAGTGGCTTCACGTAGAGGCTGTGTCGCTGTCCTAAACACCTCATCAATAGCTTTGATGCCTATAGTCTTGGTTGAAGTGTATTCCCGAACTTTTTTCCCTTTACGTACATAGATACCTCTTTTGTGCACCTTCCCACCACCACGCCTGTTGGTGATAGCAATGTGAACAAACAGAGTGGTGTTCGGCAGGAACTCTCCTGTCAGAGACTGCAAGGGGACATGCCTAAAGCCAGTTTGCAAACACTCAAAAGGAATTGTGTATTGTGCTATAAACTCATCACCAATATAGTCATCGTCTAATACCACAAAGCGCAGTATGGCCAACTCTGGAAGGTTGATGTGGAACTCAAAGCTCTCATCAAATATCGGATTGTCTCCATTCTGGGTTACTGTTTTAGTCCTGTGTTCTGCACAATCTGCAGGGATGCCATGAGTCTCCACATAGACATAGGGCTCCACCACATCTCCTTTAGCACCTGATCCTTTGGGTTTTGGGAGGTTCTGCCCACTGATAATCTTTATGTGGAGTAGTTGAGCTGACACACCCGGTAAAGAGTCCTTAGCATTGGCACTGAAATAAGACACTTCTTCCCTCATAATGGAAGGGCGGAGGACATAGCCACAGTTTCCATTTTGTCTAAACCAACCATTGTTGAGGTCCATCATTAGACCAGGAGTCTGGTAGTTCATTGCAACTATTTGACAGCCACACTTCCAAAAGTCCTGAGGGTTCATATTGCTGGCATCTATCCGCATTGAGCTAGGATATACCCTAGAAAGGAACTTTTTGTTATACTttacaaattcctcagggttttcATTAGCAAAGCGACTAGCCATCACCTCATTAAATGAGCACACCTGCCAATACTTCTGGCTCCTCTTGGATGTCTCAAAATCCATGAATTTCACAGACTGGCACAGGTTCACCAGGTCAGAGAGTGCTTTGCATAAGCGTAGCTTTCTGTGCCCCCCTTCACTGAGATGTTCACTGCCATCATGCCCCAGTCTTCTAGCTATTTCCATGCCTTCATCTTCATCTGTTACATCCCCCTCAGAATCATATAGATCATGGGGTAGTTTCTTGCCTTTTATGAGTATCTTCCCTTTAAGCTGTTCTGGGGATGGCAGGTAGATTTCCTCAGCATTAGGTGGATCTTTGTACAGTTTGTCTCCAAGAATTTTCTTTAAACACTGCACAATTTGGTGTTGTTGCCGGACAGAACAGTGAACTACCAGGCAAAGAATCAAAGGGTACTCCGATGTTTCAAATGCATATTTATCAATTACACTAATCACACTACGAAAGGTCACCTGTGATAACATAGATAGGCCAAGGTAGATAAGGGGTTCATTGTCTGGACCATCCCAAACGACTAATTCAATACTCCGACATCCCATCTTCAAAGCATGAATGTACCCACTAATATCTGATGTGCCCCAGTAGTGGTCCTCTAGCTGACATGCGCTATGAGCAGAATTTATGTAGTAGTGAGACAATGGCCTGGTCATGTCCTGGCAGACCTCCTTATGGTGGGGGTCAAAGATATGGCAGTCAGAAGAGAGAAGGTAACGTGTAAACCCATCAATTGTTAGGTAACCTCTTTCTCTTCCTTCTTTTGAAGGTTCATACTTATTAATGATTTCCAGTGATGTGTGTTCATTCACTTCTTCCATTCCTTGCTCCACCTCCATAAAAATCATTAAGTCTTTCATGTCTAAGTACTCTTTATTGCTAGAAAATTGTACTAAAAGAAAGAAGACCTCAGGCCTGGTACACAGCTCACAATAAGCTTCCACAAACACATCACATGTAATAAAGCTTCCATATTTCTCGCTGATCTTTTGTACCTCCTTAAACTTTAGTTCCACAGTTGAGGTCTTCATGCCAGGGTTAAGCCCCTTAATAAGTTGTATGGCTCTAGACACTGGTATCTGACCTTCATTGTCT
This genomic window contains:
- the LOC128645777 gene encoding inactive phospholipase C-like protein 2 isoform X2 — encoded protein: MADSQDFSAASATVVVGHQVVQDGASHNSRGLHVPEWGVEELVNGRCSEDSPQSGRSSRDHSGERSVRTTGIMKDGSRQRQKKTVSFSTMPNNRKINSTAACISFMMEGCEMKKVRSNSRMYNRFFLLDPDMHFLRWEPSKKDSEKAKLEIKAIREVRVGKKTPVLRSNGLADTFPEECAFSIIYGENYESLDLVASSADIVNTWVMGLRYLVSYGKHTPNVQGTSQTSLRTLWISSVFEIADIDNEGQIPVSRAIQLIKGLNPGMKTSTVELKFKEVQKISEKYGSFITCDVFVEAYCELCTRPEVFFLLVQFSSNKEYLDMKDLMIFMEVEQGMEEVNEHTSLEIINKYEPSKEGRERGYLTIDGFTRYLLSSDCHIFDPHHKEVCQDMTRPLSHYYINSAHSACQLEDHYWGTSDISGYIHALKMGCRSIELVVWDGPDNEPLIYLGLSMLSQVTFRSVISVIDKYAFETSEYPLILCLVVHCSVRQQHQIVQCLKKILGDKLYKDPPNAEEIYLPSPEQLKGKILIKGKKLPHDLYDSEGDVTDEDEGMEIARRLGHDGSEHLSEGGHRKLRLCKALSDLVNLCQSVKFMDFETSKRSQKYWQVCSFNEVMASRFANENPEEFVKYNKKFLSRVYPSSMRIDASNMNPQDFWKCGCQIVAMNYQTPGLMMDLNNGWFRQNGNCGYVLRPSIMREEVSYFSANAKDSLPGVSAQLLHIKIISGQNLPKPKGSGAKGDVVEPYVYVETHGIPADCAEHRTKTVTQNGDNPIFDESFEFHINLPELAILRFVVLDDDYIGDEFIAQYTIPFECLQTGFRHVPLQSLTGEFLPNTTLFVHIAITNRRGGGKVHKRGIYVRKGKKVREYTSTKTIGIKAIDEVFRTATQPLREATDLRENVQFIQASRTLIETSDAVYSKIIQVQKAGMGFHEDLHRIGAKEGLKGRKLQKAMESFAWNITVLKGQADLLKHAKNEAVDHVRQIHHAGQSSGISRSSSPSPDVYRTRGTLEHITEADSGSSTTS
- the LOC128645777 gene encoding inactive phospholipase C-like protein 2 isoform X3, with translation MPNNRKINSTAACISFMMEGCEMKKVRSNSRMYNRFFLLDPDMHFLRWEPSKKDSEKAKLEIKAIREVRVGKKTPVLRSNGLADTFPEECAFSIIYGENYESLDLVASSADIVNTWVMGLRYLVSYGKHTPNVQGTSQTSLRTLWISSVFEIADIDNEGQIPVSRAIQLIKGLNPGMKTSTVELKFKEVQKISEKYGSFITCDVFVEAYCELCTRPEVFFLLVQFSSNKEYLDMKDLMIFMEVEQGMEEVNEHTSLEIINKYEPSKEGRERGYLTIDGFTRYLLSSDCHIFDPHHKEVCQDMTRPLSHYYINSAHSACQLEDHYWGTSDISGYIHALKMGCRSIELVVWDGPDNEPLIYLGLSMLSQVTFRSVISVIDKYAFETSEYPLILCLVVHCSVRQQHQIVQCLKKILGDKLYKDPPNAEEIYLPSPEQLKGKILIKGKKLPHDLYDSEGDVTDEDEGMEIARRLGHDGSEHLSEGGHRKLRLCKALSDLVNLCQSVKFMDFETSKRSQKYWQVCSFNEVMASRFANENPEEFVKYNKKFLSRVYPSSMRIDASNMNPQDFWKCGCQIVAMNYQTPGLMMDLNNGWFRQNGNCGYVLRPSIMREEVSYFSANAKDSLPGVSAQLLHIKIISGQNLPKPKGSGAKGDVVEPYVYVETHGIPADCAEHRTKTVTQNGDNPIFDESFEFHINLPELAILRFVVLDDDYIGDEFIAQYTIPFECLQTGFRHVPLQSLTGEFLPNTTLFVHIAITNRRGGGKVHKRGIYVRKGKKVREYTSTKTIGIKAIDEVFRTATQPLREATDLRENVQNALVSFKELCGLTPTANMKQCILTLSAWLLNSDNPLTVTLNLSSQYPALEAQGPVPELLKKVLTSYEAFIQASRTLIETSDAVYSKIIQVQKAGMGFHEDLHRIGAKEGLKGRKLQKAMESFAWNITVLKGQADLLKHAKNEAVDHVRQIHHAGQSSGISRSSSPSPDVYRTRGTLEHITEADSGSSTTS
- the LOC128645777 gene encoding inactive phospholipase C-like protein 2 isoform X1, whose translation is MADSQDFSAASATVVVGHQVVQDGASHNSRGLHVPEWGVEELVNGRCSEDSPQSGRSSRDHSGERSVRTTGIMKDGSRQRQKKTVSFSTMPNNRKINSTAACISFMMEGCEMKKVRSNSRMYNRFFLLDPDMHFLRWEPSKKDSEKAKLEIKAIREVRVGKKTPVLRSNGLADTFPEECAFSIIYGENYESLDLVASSADIVNTWVMGLRYLVSYGKHTPNVQGTSQTSLRTLWISSVFEIADIDNEGQIPVSRAIQLIKGLNPGMKTSTVELKFKEVQKISEKYGSFITCDVFVEAYCELCTRPEVFFLLVQFSSNKEYLDMKDLMIFMEVEQGMEEVNEHTSLEIINKYEPSKEGRERGYLTIDGFTRYLLSSDCHIFDPHHKEVCQDMTRPLSHYYINSAHSACQLEDHYWGTSDISGYIHALKMGCRSIELVVWDGPDNEPLIYLGLSMLSQVTFRSVISVIDKYAFETSEYPLILCLVVHCSVRQQHQIVQCLKKILGDKLYKDPPNAEEIYLPSPEQLKGKILIKGKKLPHDLYDSEGDVTDEDEGMEIARRLGHDGSEHLSEGGHRKLRLCKALSDLVNLCQSVKFMDFETSKRSQKYWQVCSFNEVMASRFANENPEEFVKYNKKFLSRVYPSSMRIDASNMNPQDFWKCGCQIVAMNYQTPGLMMDLNNGWFRQNGNCGYVLRPSIMREEVSYFSANAKDSLPGVSAQLLHIKIISGQNLPKPKGSGAKGDVVEPYVYVETHGIPADCAEHRTKTVTQNGDNPIFDESFEFHINLPELAILRFVVLDDDYIGDEFIAQYTIPFECLQTGFRHVPLQSLTGEFLPNTTLFVHIAITNRRGGGKVHKRGIYVRKGKKVREYTSTKTIGIKAIDEVFRTATQPLREATDLRENVQNALVSFKELCGLTPTANMKQCILTLSAWLLNSDNPLTVTLNLSSQYPALEAQGPVPELLKKVLTSYEAFIQASRTLIETSDAVYSKIIQVQKAGMGFHEDLHRIGAKEGLKGRKLQKAMESFAWNITVLKGQADLLKHAKNEAVDHVRQIHHAGQSSGISRSSSPSPDVYRTRGTLEHITEADSGSSTTS